A genomic stretch from Caulobacter sp. FWC2 includes:
- a CDS encoding M17 family metallopeptidase, with the protein MSDATHPILAEAKGQAIPVHPVSEAELEAFLARKRGPVRTYAAANTFSGKAGQVLAVPGSNGAVEQVLLGTGAGRGDLSLFRTLAGKLPAGEYALSKLPRGVDPEQAALAFALGTYRFDRYKKRGEPIARLVAPKGVDAAAVTATAHACALARDMVNTPANDMGPLQIETIAREIAEHYGAAFSVITGDALLTEGYPAVHAVGRAAVEARAPRMIELSWGDASHPVVALVGKGVVFDTGGLDIKPSAGMRLMKKDMGGAAHALALARMVMEAKLPVRLVVLTPVVENAIAGDAMRPGDVLQTRAGLTVEVGNTDAEGRLILADALTRAAELKPALTLDFATLTGAARMAMGPFVIPFWTPDDKLAVQLEAASKTVADALWRMPLTEAYREALDSDIADLKNDPDGWAQAGATTAALFLQRFAPKSDKESGEGVGPWVHFDVFAWNPKGRPGFPVGGEVQAIRAAFAMLKGRFA; encoded by the coding sequence ATGTCCGACGCGACGCATCCGATCCTGGCCGAGGCCAAGGGGCAGGCGATCCCGGTCCATCCGGTCAGCGAGGCCGAGCTTGAGGCCTTCCTGGCCCGAAAGCGCGGGCCGGTCAGGACTTACGCCGCCGCCAACACGTTCTCAGGCAAGGCCGGCCAGGTGCTGGCGGTCCCCGGATCCAACGGCGCGGTCGAGCAGGTACTGCTGGGCACAGGAGCGGGGCGCGGTGATCTGTCGCTGTTCCGCACGCTGGCGGGCAAGCTGCCGGCCGGCGAGTACGCGCTGTCGAAGCTGCCGCGCGGCGTCGATCCGGAGCAGGCGGCCCTGGCCTTCGCCCTCGGGACCTACCGCTTTGACCGCTACAAGAAGCGCGGCGAGCCGATCGCCCGGCTCGTGGCGCCCAAGGGCGTCGACGCCGCCGCCGTCACGGCCACGGCCCACGCCTGCGCCCTGGCCCGCGACATGGTCAACACCCCGGCCAACGACATGGGGCCGCTGCAGATCGAGACCATCGCCCGCGAGATCGCCGAGCATTACGGCGCGGCGTTCTCGGTGATCACGGGCGATGCGTTGCTGACCGAGGGCTATCCCGCCGTCCACGCCGTGGGCCGCGCGGCCGTCGAGGCGCGCGCGCCCCGGATGATAGAACTGAGCTGGGGCGATGCGTCGCACCCGGTCGTGGCCCTCGTCGGCAAGGGCGTGGTTTTCGACACCGGCGGCCTCGACATCAAGCCCTCGGCCGGCATGCGGCTGATGAAAAAGGACATGGGCGGCGCCGCCCACGCCCTGGCCCTCGCCCGGATGGTCATGGAGGCCAAGCTGCCGGTGCGGCTGGTCGTGCTGACCCCGGTGGTCGAGAACGCCATCGCCGGCGACGCCATGCGCCCGGGCGACGTGCTGCAGACCCGCGCCGGCCTGACCGTGGAAGTGGGCAATACCGACGCCGAGGGCCGGCTGATCCTGGCCGACGCCCTGACCCGCGCCGCCGAGCTCAAGCCCGCCCTGACCCTGGACTTCGCCACCCTGACCGGCGCGGCGCGCATGGCCATGGGGCCGTTCGTGATCCCGTTCTGGACCCCCGACGACAAGCTGGCTGTCCAGCTCGAGGCAGCCTCGAAGACCGTCGCCGACGCCCTGTGGCGGATGCCCCTGACCGAGGCCTATCGCGAGGCCCTGGACAGCGACATCGCCGACCTGAAGAATGATCCTGACGGCTGGGCCCAGGCCGGCGCGACCACGGCGGCCTTGTTCCTGCAACGCTTCGCCCCCAAGTCTGACAAAGAGAGCGGTGAAGGTGTGGGACCCTGGGTCCACTTCGACGTCTTCGCCTGGAACCCCAAGGGACGCCCTGGATTCCCGGTAGGCGGTGAAGTCCAGGCCATCCGCGCCGCCTTCGCCATGCTCAAGGGCCGTTTCGCATGA
- a CDS encoding pilus assembly protein TadD yields MCRKRALVATLLAPAILLGAPAAFAADAVKPAQVEAQKAAAAPVKASPQQRAEARRLDPLARAAFWGAEFDTDPADAEAGAALAQSLRALGRNDDAAEAATKGLVSRPDDEALLLELARAHIARGQGFYAIEPARKAAALNPRDWRPLTLLGVAYEQAERDDESEAAHRQALALAPTEAAPLANYAMHLAAKGDLTGAEAQLRRAAALPTASIQVRQNLALVVGLQGRLPEAEKLARADLPPDQVSNNLAYLRAALGQAGSGRSWDAMKAGGGQ; encoded by the coding sequence ATGTGTCGCAAGCGCGCGCTCGTCGCAACCCTGCTCGCCCCGGCCATCCTGCTGGGCGCCCCCGCCGCCTTCGCCGCCGACGCGGTCAAGCCCGCCCAGGTCGAGGCTCAAAAGGCCGCCGCCGCGCCGGTGAAGGCCTCGCCGCAGCAGCGCGCCGAGGCCCGGCGCCTGGACCCGCTGGCCCGCGCGGCCTTCTGGGGCGCCGAGTTCGACACTGATCCGGCCGACGCCGAGGCCGGCGCCGCCCTGGCCCAATCCCTGCGCGCCCTGGGCCGCAACGACGACGCCGCCGAGGCCGCGACCAAGGGCCTGGTCTCCCGTCCCGACGACGAGGCCCTGCTGCTGGAACTGGCCCGCGCCCATATCGCGCGCGGCCAGGGCTTCTACGCCATCGAGCCGGCCCGCAAGGCCGCCGCCCTCAATCCCCGCGACTGGCGTCCGCTGACCCTGCTGGGCGTGGCCTATGAGCAGGCCGAGCGCGACGACGAGTCCGAGGCCGCCCACCGTCAGGCCCTGGCGCTGGCGCCGACCGAGGCCGCGCCGCTGGCCAACTACGCCATGCACCTGGCCGCCAAGGGTGACCTGACCGGCGCCGAGGCCCAGCTGCGCCGCGCCGCCGCCCTGCCCACAGCCAGCATCCAGGTGCGCCAGAACCTGGCCCTGGTGGTCGGCCTGCAAGGCCGTCTGCCGGAAGCCGAGAAACTGGCCCGCGCCGACCTGCCGCCCGATCAGGTGAGCAACAACCTGGCCTATCTGCGCGCCGCCCTCGGCCAGGCCGGGTCCGGCCGCAGCTGGGACGCGATGAAGGCCGGCGGCGGGCAATAG
- a CDS encoding TetR/AcrR family transcriptional regulator: protein MTALAAPLKPRKQPVQARSAATIEALHTAVIQVLTREGLSRCTTTRIAERAGMSVGSVYQYYPNRDALLAAVLERHLGDIADAMEQVCLDSRGLPVAQMAEALVEGYMAAKLRDAGESKALYAVAGERGGFELAARVYKRIETAVTALLATAPDARFEDPAMTASIALNALVGPVRSILDGQATSAFEARLQGQLVLLLTAYFESGKL, encoded by the coding sequence ATGACCGCCCTCGCAGCGCCCCTGAAGCCCAGGAAACAACCGGTCCAGGCCCGGTCGGCCGCCACGATCGAGGCCCTGCACACCGCCGTGATTCAGGTTCTGACCCGCGAGGGGCTCAGCCGCTGCACCACCACCCGGATCGCCGAGCGGGCGGGCATGTCGGTCGGCAGCGTCTATCAATACTACCCCAACCGCGACGCCCTGCTGGCTGCGGTGCTGGAGCGGCACCTCGGCGATATCGCCGACGCGATGGAGCAGGTCTGTCTCGACAGCCGGGGCCTGCCGGTCGCCCAAATGGCCGAGGCTCTGGTCGAGGGCTACATGGCCGCCAAGCTGCGCGACGCCGGCGAGTCCAAGGCGCTCTACGCGGTGGCGGGCGAGCGCGGCGGGTTCGAGCTGGCGGCCCGCGTCTACAAGCGCATCGAGACAGCGGTCACGGCCCTGCTGGCTACCGCGCCCGATGCGAGGTTCGAGGACCCGGCCATGACCGCGTCGATCGCCTTGAACGCCCTGGTCGGGCCGGTGCGCTCGATCCTCGACGGCCAGGCCACCTCGGCCTTCGAGGCGCGGCTGCAGGGACAGCTGGTGCTGCTGCTGACGGCGTATTTTGAGAGCGGAAAGCTCTGA
- a CDS encoding aldo/keto reductase family oxidoreductase, which produces MTSIDRAGTFKLGDRAVRRLGYGAMQLAGPHVFGPPKDRAAAVAVLREAVALGVNHIDTSDYYGPFVTNEIIREALHPYADDLVIVTKIGARRGDDASWLPATSPAELRSAVHDNLRRLGLEALDVVNFRAMFGMMAPAEGSIAEHVGVLADLKREGLVRHIGVSSVTSAQIAEARSITDIVCVQNMYNLAHREDDAMVDDLAKAGIAYTPFFPLGGFSPLQSSALSAVAERLGATPMQVALAWLLRRSPNILLIPGTSSVAHLRENLAAAALELSDEVMAELEGVAG; this is translated from the coding sequence ATGACCAGCATAGATCGAGCCGGAACCTTCAAACTCGGCGACCGCGCCGTCCGGCGCCTGGGCTACGGGGCCATGCAGCTGGCCGGCCCGCACGTGTTCGGCCCGCCCAAGGACCGCGCCGCCGCGGTGGCCGTGCTGCGCGAGGCCGTCGCCCTGGGGGTCAACCACATCGACACCAGCGACTACTACGGCCCGTTCGTCACCAACGAGATCATCCGCGAGGCGCTGCATCCCTATGCCGACGACCTGGTGATCGTCACCAAGATCGGCGCGCGGCGGGGCGACGACGCTTCGTGGCTGCCCGCGACCTCGCCCGCCGAGCTGCGGTCGGCGGTGCACGACAACCTGCGCCGCCTGGGCCTGGAGGCGCTGGACGTGGTCAACTTCCGCGCCATGTTCGGCATGATGGCCCCGGCCGAGGGCTCGATCGCCGAGCATGTGGGCGTGCTGGCCGACCTGAAGCGCGAGGGCCTGGTGCGCCACATCGGCGTCAGCAGCGTCACAAGCGCCCAGATCGCCGAGGCGCGGAGCATCACCGACATCGTCTGCGTCCAGAACATGTACAATCTGGCGCACCGCGAGGACGACGCGATGGTCGACGACCTGGCCAAGGCCGGGATCGCCTATACGCCGTTCTTCCCGCTGGGCGGCTTCTCGCCTCTGCAATCCTCGGCCCTGTCGGCCGTGGCCGAGCGGCTGGGCGCGACGCCGATGCAGGTCGCCCTGGCCTGGCTGCTGCGCCGCTCGCCCAACATCCTGCTGATCCCGGGGACGTCCTCGGTCGCTCACCTGCGCGAGAACCTGGCGGCGGCGGCGCTGGAGCTGTCGGACGAGGTGATGGCGGAGCTGGAGGGTGTGGCGGGCTAA
- a CDS encoding discoidin domain-containing protein, whose product MIVLPVPIPDPIVVDLSAGKPLNVFRPDEAFGGGLDGMGRDEVAATYTPRNIKAMRQAGLRKITYRLRTELGNQVWHWNPDGRWSDPAHAQGYWTSSDKPGAPIRLSHGYDLPRRGMTNDNANNAGYSRLDDGDASTFWKSNPYLDTRYTHAPARPQWLAAELGETKAIDAARLTWATPYAVDYKVQYWTGHDDWDPDGRWVTFPHGDVTGATGGVATLKLADAPISTVMVRVLMSRSSGTAPKGSTDVRDGLGYALAEVGFGTLDANGFHDEIRKGRSRTTQSVMHVSSTDPWHRAVDRDPELEQPGLDLVYRSGLTSGLPMMVPVGALFDTPDNVAAEIRWLKRRGYPVDQVEIGEEADGQYNAPEDYAALYEQMADAVHAVDPKIVTGGPSLQNAVADMWGPDAGEDRSWTRRLIDALAAHDRLKDLGFVSFEHYPFDDVCGPVEDKLLDHDALLDADLQRLRDDHVPAATPLVISEYGFSAYSGRVMSEMPAALLNADIVGRFMARGGKQAFLFGYTPNQPINQHQACAGYGNMMTWQTDENGSAKWPSPTFYAARLLTQAWSQPGHGQHGVWPAASSVRDAKGRALVSAYAVHRPDGAWALMLVNRDAKAAHAAAMTFKGADGHTQGFAGPVEVWRYDRSRYAWKDAGEKSRPVRDLPPLRLRQDGTKSVLLPPWSVVVVRGVISPPAPG is encoded by the coding sequence GTGATCGTCCTCCCCGTCCCCATCCCCGACCCGATCGTCGTCGACCTCTCGGCCGGCAAGCCGTTGAACGTCTTCCGGCCGGATGAGGCGTTCGGCGGCGGGCTGGACGGGATGGGCCGGGACGAGGTGGCGGCGACCTATACGCCGCGCAACATCAAGGCCATGCGCCAAGCGGGCCTGCGCAAAATCACCTATCGCCTACGAACCGAGCTGGGCAACCAGGTCTGGCACTGGAACCCTGACGGGCGGTGGAGCGATCCGGCCCACGCCCAGGGCTACTGGACGTCCAGTGACAAACCCGGCGCGCCGATCCGGCTGTCGCACGGCTATGACCTGCCCCGGCGCGGCATGACCAACGACAACGCCAACAACGCCGGCTATTCGCGGCTGGACGACGGCGACGCCAGCACGTTCTGGAAGTCCAACCCCTATCTCGACACCCGCTACACCCACGCCCCGGCGCGGCCGCAGTGGCTGGCGGCGGAGCTGGGCGAGACCAAGGCGATCGACGCCGCCCGCCTGACCTGGGCCACGCCCTACGCGGTCGACTACAAGGTGCAATACTGGACCGGTCACGACGACTGGGACCCAGACGGCCGCTGGGTGACCTTCCCGCACGGCGACGTCACCGGAGCGACCGGCGGCGTCGCGACGCTGAAGCTGGCCGACGCGCCGATTTCCACCGTGATGGTGCGGGTGCTGATGAGCCGGTCGTCTGGGACCGCGCCGAAGGGCTCGACCGACGTCCGCGACGGCCTGGGCTATGCGCTCGCCGAGGTCGGGTTCGGGACGCTGGACGCGAACGGCTTCCACGACGAGATCCGCAAGGGTCGTTCGCGCACGACCCAGAGCGTCATGCACGTCTCCTCGACCGATCCCTGGCACCGGGCCGTCGACAGAGATCCCGAGCTGGAACAGCCCGGCCTGGATCTGGTCTATCGCAGCGGCCTGACCAGCGGCCTGCCGATGATGGTCCCGGTCGGGGCGCTGTTCGATACGCCCGACAATGTCGCGGCCGAGATCCGCTGGCTGAAGCGGCGCGGCTATCCCGTCGACCAGGTCGAGATCGGCGAGGAGGCCGACGGCCAGTACAACGCCCCCGAGGACTACGCCGCCCTCTATGAGCAGATGGCCGACGCCGTCCACGCCGTGGATCCGAAGATCGTCACCGGCGGCCCAAGCCTGCAGAACGCCGTCGCCGACATGTGGGGGCCGGACGCCGGCGAGGACCGCTCGTGGACCCGCCGGCTCATTGACGCCCTGGCCGCTCACGATCGCCTGAAGGACCTGGGCTTCGTCTCGTTCGAGCACTATCCGTTCGACGACGTCTGCGGGCCGGTCGAGGACAAGCTGCTGGACCACGACGCCCTGCTGGACGCCGACCTGCAACGGCTGCGCGATGACCACGTGCCGGCCGCGACGCCGCTGGTGATCAGCGAGTACGGCTTCTCGGCCTATTCGGGACGGGTGATGTCGGAAATGCCGGCGGCGCTGCTGAACGCCGACATCGTCGGGCGCTTCATGGCCAGGGGCGGCAAGCAGGCCTTCCTGTTCGGCTACACGCCGAACCAGCCGATCAACCAGCACCAGGCCTGCGCCGGCTACGGCAACATGATGACCTGGCAGACGGATGAGAACGGGTCAGCCAAATGGCCCAGTCCGACTTTCTACGCCGCCCGCCTGCTGACCCAGGCCTGGAGCCAGCCGGGCCACGGCCAGCACGGGGTCTGGCCGGCGGCCTCCAGCGTCCGCGACGCCAAGGGCCGGGCGCTGGTCAGCGCCTACGCCGTCCATCGCCCCGACGGCGCCTGGGCCCTGATGCTGGTCAACCGCGACGCCAAGGCCGCCCACGCGGCCGCGATGACGTTCAAGGGCGCGGACGGTCACACGCAAGGCTTCGCCGGCCCGGTCGAGGTCTGGCGCTACGACCGCTCGCGCTACGCCTGGAAGGACGCCGGCGAGAAGAGCCGGCCGGTCCGCGACCTGCCGCCGCTCAGGCTGCGCCAGGACGGGACGAAGTCGGTGCTTCTGCCGCCCTGGTCGGTGGTCGTCGTGCGCGGCGTGATCAGCCCGCCAGCGCCTGGCTGA
- a CDS encoding type II secretion system F family protein has product MGIVATLTNPSNILTAFIALVTFATIITLASPALRDNNLEGRLKSVANRREELRRRARQNIAQRGGATSGASTLRHQDEGLYKNVVERLQLSRLLEDPKVVENLAQAGFRGPRPVSTFYFFRFVAPFVFAAVVGLYLNVVNDFGLLPIQKLCACMAALVLGYYAPNVYISNIAQKRRESIVAAFPDSLDLLLICVESGMSIEAAIQKVGAEVGSSSMELAEEMSLLTAELSYLPDRRLAYENFARRTNHPGIKSVATAMIQAERYGTPLGAALRVMAKENRDLRLSAAEKKAAALPAQLTVPMILFFLPVLFVMILGPAVMRVQDIVGKH; this is encoded by the coding sequence ATGGGCATTGTCGCCACCCTCACCAATCCCTCCAACATCCTGACGGCGTTCATCGCCCTGGTGACGTTCGCCACGATCATCACCCTGGCCTCGCCGGCGCTGCGCGACAACAACCTCGAGGGCCGCCTGAAGTCGGTGGCCAACCGCCGCGAGGAACTGCGGCGTCGCGCGCGCCAGAACATCGCCCAGCGCGGCGGAGCGACCAGCGGCGCCAGCACCCTGCGTCACCAGGACGAGGGCCTCTACAAGAACGTCGTCGAGCGGCTGCAGCTGTCACGGCTGCTGGAAGATCCCAAGGTTGTCGAAAACCTGGCCCAGGCCGGCTTCCGAGGCCCGCGCCCGGTCAGCACCTTCTACTTCTTCCGCTTCGTGGCGCCGTTCGTCTTCGCCGCCGTGGTGGGTTTGTACCTCAACGTCGTCAACGACTTCGGCCTCCTGCCGATCCAGAAGCTGTGCGCCTGCATGGCCGCCCTGGTGCTCGGCTACTACGCGCCCAATGTCTACATCTCCAACATCGCCCAGAAGCGCCGCGAGTCGATCGTGGCGGCCTTCCCGGACTCGCTGGACCTGCTGCTGATCTGCGTGGAAAGCGGCATGTCGATCGAGGCCGCCATCCAGAAGGTCGGGGCCGAGGTCGGCTCCAGCTCGATGGAGCTGGCCGAGGAAATGTCGCTGCTCACCGCCGAGCTGTCGTACTTGCCCGACCGCCGCCTGGCCTATGAGAACTTCGCCCGCCGCACCAACCATCCGGGCATCAAGTCCGTGGCCACCGCCATGATCCAGGCCGAGCGCTACGGCACGCCCCTGGGCGCGGCCCTGCGGGTCATGGCCAAGGAAAACCGCGACCTGCGCCTCTCGGCCGCCGAGAAGAAGGCCGCGGCCCTGCCGGCCCAGCTGACCGTGCCGATGATCCTGTTCTTCCTGCCGGTGCTGTTCGTCATGATCCTGGGCCCGGCGGTCATGCGGGTGCAGGACATCGTCGGCAAGCACTGA
- a CDS encoding type II secretion system F family protein, which produces MLFVIAGILGFITIAGLGFAFAGGDSGQAKAAKRAQMIAGGGERQVAVRAKAAANTPDARRQNILKALKEQERKQKKATLSISARMLAAGLGENVKMFWIVSGALALIVALVLLVLSQNPLIALGGGFAAGLGLPRWVLGFLAKSRTKKFTEAFSDAIDIIVRGIKSGLPVHDCLKIIGKESPEPLGGEFRTLTENIAMGVPVEAALEKMYERMPTSELRFFAIVLGIQAKTGGNLAEALGNLSTVLRARKLMKEKIKALSAEAVASASIIGCLPPGVVTLISVTSPSYMKPMFTDPRGHLMLLAGAVWMTLGIVVMRKMINFKF; this is translated from the coding sequence ATGCTGTTCGTGATCGCCGGCATCCTGGGCTTCATCACCATCGCGGGCCTGGGCTTCGCCTTCGCCGGCGGGGACAGCGGCCAGGCCAAGGCCGCCAAGCGCGCCCAGATGATCGCCGGGGGCGGCGAGCGCCAGGTCGCCGTGCGCGCCAAGGCCGCCGCCAACACCCCCGACGCCCGCCGACAGAACATCCTCAAGGCGCTCAAGGAGCAGGAGCGCAAGCAGAAGAAGGCCACGCTGAGCATCAGCGCGCGGATGCTGGCCGCCGGCCTGGGCGAGAACGTCAAGATGTTCTGGATCGTCAGCGGCGCGCTGGCCTTGATCGTCGCCCTGGTGCTGCTGGTGCTGAGCCAGAATCCGCTGATCGCGCTGGGGGGCGGTTTCGCCGCCGGCCTGGGCCTGCCGCGTTGGGTCCTGGGCTTCCTGGCCAAGAGCCGCACCAAGAAGTTCACCGAGGCCTTCTCGGACGCCATCGACATCATCGTGCGCGGCATCAAGTCGGGCCTGCCGGTCCACGACTGCCTGAAGATCATCGGCAAGGAGAGCCCCGAGCCCCTGGGCGGCGAGTTCCGCACCCTGACCGAGAACATCGCCATGGGCGTGCCGGTCGAAGCGGCGCTGGAGAAGATGTACGAGCGCATGCCGACCAGCGAGCTGCGCTTCTTCGCGATCGTGCTGGGCATCCAGGCCAAGACCGGCGGCAACCTGGCCGAGGCGCTGGGCAACCTCTCCACCGTCCTGCGCGCGCGCAAGCTGATGAAGGAGAAGATCAAGGCGCTGTCGGCCGAAGCGGTCGCCTCGGCCTCGATCATCGGGTGCCTGCCGCCCGGCGTCGTCACCCTGATCAGCGTCACCTCGCCGTCCTACATGAAGCCGATGTTCACCGATCCGCGCGGGCACCTGATGCTTCTGGCCGGCGCGGTGTGGATGACCTTGGGCATCGTGGTGATGCGCAAGATGATCAACTTCAAGTTTTAG
- a CDS encoding CpaF family protein — protein sequence MFGKRDRSSPAEQKAPPPAPTGGAAIATRPQRVEPAAAPTAPPPKVVSPAKAGPAPKATPGLDQLRAAQGVAAAQTTNIVREQSDYYHATKTVIFNALLNTIDLSQLAQLDQKQAAEEIRDIVAELVAIKNVSMSVAEQETLVQDIINDVLGYGPLEPLLARDDIADIMVNGAHRVFIEVGGKVQLTNVRFRDNMQLMNICQRIVSQVGRRVDESSPICDARLPDGSRVNVIAPPLALDGPTLTIRKFKKDKLTMKNLVEYASISPEGARVLGVIGACRCNIVISGGTGSGKTTLLNTMTAFIDPTERVVTCEDAAELQLQQPHVVRLETRPPNLEGSGSVTMRDLVKNCLRMRPERIIVGEVRGPEAFDLLQAMNTGHDGSMGTLHANSPREAISRIESMITMGGYGLPSKTIKEMIVGSVDVIVQAARLRDGSRRITHITEVVGLEGDVIVTQDLFVYEITGEDEHGKVVGKHRSTGIARPRFWDRARYYGLERELAEALDAAE from the coding sequence ATGTTCGGCAAGCGTGATCGGTCATCCCCCGCCGAACAGAAGGCACCGCCCCCCGCTCCGACAGGCGGCGCGGCCATCGCCACGCGTCCGCAGCGGGTCGAGCCCGCCGCCGCTCCGACCGCGCCTCCGCCCAAGGTCGTCAGCCCCGCCAAAGCCGGCCCCGCCCCCAAGGCGACGCCAGGCCTGGACCAGCTGCGCGCCGCGCAAGGGGTCGCCGCCGCCCAGACGACCAACATCGTCCGTGAGCAGAGCGACTACTACCACGCCACCAAGACCGTTATCTTCAACGCTCTGCTGAACACCATCGACCTGAGCCAGCTGGCCCAGCTCGACCAGAAGCAGGCCGCCGAGGAGATCCGCGACATCGTCGCCGAGCTGGTGGCGATCAAGAACGTCTCGATGTCGGTGGCCGAGCAGGAGACGCTGGTCCAGGACATCATCAACGACGTCCTCGGCTACGGTCCGCTGGAGCCCCTGCTGGCCCGCGACGACATCGCCGACATCATGGTCAACGGCGCCCACCGCGTGTTCATCGAAGTGGGCGGCAAGGTCCAGCTGACCAATGTCCGCTTCCGCGACAACATGCAGTTGATGAACATCTGCCAGCGGATCGTCAGCCAGGTCGGCCGCCGCGTCGACGAAAGCTCGCCGATCTGCGACGCCCGTCTGCCCGACGGCAGCCGCGTCAACGTCATCGCGCCCCCCTTGGCTCTAGATGGTCCGACCCTGACCATCCGGAAGTTCAAGAAGGACAAGCTGACCATGAAGAACCTGGTGGAGTACGCCTCCATCAGCCCGGAAGGGGCGCGGGTTCTGGGCGTCATCGGCGCCTGTCGCTGCAACATCGTCATCTCGGGCGGTACGGGTTCGGGCAAGACCACCCTGCTCAACACCATGACCGCCTTCATCGACCCCACCGAACGGGTCGTGACCTGCGAGGACGCCGCCGAACTGCAGCTGCAGCAGCCGCACGTGGTGCGCCTGGAAACCCGTCCGCCGAACCTGGAAGGCTCCGGCTCGGTGACCATGCGGGACCTGGTCAAGAACTGCCTGCGGATGCGTCCCGAACGCATCATCGTCGGCGAAGTCCGCGGCCCGGAGGCGTTCGACCTGCTTCAGGCCATGAACACCGGCCACGACGGCTCGATGGGCACGCTGCACGCCAACAGCCCGCGCGAAGCCATCAGCCGTATCGAAAGCATGATCACCATGGGCGGCTACGGCCTGCCCTCGAAGACCATCAAGGAGATGATCGTCGGCTCGGTCGACGTCATCGTCCAGGCGGCGCGCTTGCGCGATGGTAGTCGCCGCATCACCCACATCACCGAGGTGGTCGGCCTGGAAGGCGACGTGATCGTCACCCAGGACCTGTTCGTCTACGAGATCACCGGCGAGGACGAGCACGGCAAGGTCGTGGGCAAGCACCGCTCGACCGGTATCGCCCGCCCGCGCTTCTGGGACCGCGCCCGCTATTACGGCCTGGAGCGCGAGCTGGCCGAAGCCCTCGACGCGGCGGAGTAG